TCCAGGACTCCTGGGTCTCTCACCTCATGGCCTGCCTCCCTGGGAGTCTTTTGGAGATCCTCTGGGGCTGGGGCTGTTGGCATCTTTGGGATAAATGATCCTGGAAAGCAAGGCAGGGGGAGAGAAGAGGTGAGCCTGGGGGGTGGGGTTCCAGCTTGCTCCAAGGAGCTGTTtctctgccaagggccatttgggtATTGATAACATCATTGGGAGCCACACAAAATTATCAGCTCACAGAAGGCCAGCGATGGGAGGCGGCTTCGCTAGCTTTGAGCTCACCTTCGCCGCTCCCCTTAGGCAGTGATTCCTGGGCCTTCTCCGCCTGGGACGTTCCCACCCCTGGCATAGAGACTGGCCTTGCCAGTGTGGGCTCCTGCCTCCTCCATTCCTCCACAACTCACGTGGGGTCCGGCGCTGGGCCACGGCAGGAACAGCTGGGTAGCCTTCTGAAAGAGCTTGTCCAAGGGCTGGGGGATGGTGAAAATGGGCGCCGTGTGGCAAGAGCGCGGAGGCAGCTGGTCTGGGGTGAAGCCctgaaggggaaaggaggaagaggagctcCTCAGAGCAGTGACAGTGTGGGGAAAGCCCTGAAGGAGCAGGAGGTGGCCCCGGGGAGACAGCCCTGGTCCTGCAGGCGGCAGAAGCTGAGTTCAACTCCTGCCTTCCTACGGAGGAGAAACCTATGCAAGGGGTCACTCCCCCTCCCTGGACCTCTCTTCACTCATCTGTAAACTAGAAGTCTTTTTTGAGCCTTTCTAGCTCGAGATCTGTGAAGCTATGGCCCttcttctctgaacctcagtctcctcatctgtgaaataaagggaTTCCAGTCAACAGTCtctaagtcccttccagctctaatcctAGGAAACCATTAACTAGCCTGGTGACTGGCCAGAGTGACTtcccttccatttcctcctctgtaaaatttgCACTgttatctctctcttccctttcctccagaCCCAGagaaatagcaataaaaataacCAGAATAACAGCTGCCATTTATACAGTCTCTTTGTACTGACCACTATCACAGCCCTGCACaattattaatattcccattttacagatgaggaaactgaggctcaaaggatGTGACTCAACCATAATcaatcagaagcagaatttgaacttggggctCCCTTGATTCTGATTCTGGTCCTTCTTCTTTTGCTCCTGGCCCACTTGATAAATGACTGGTTGATACTGCATCATGCTGCCACCccaaaggggagagaaagggttGGGGGTCCCTCCCGGGAAGGGTTGAGCCCACACTGCGGGTTAGTCCAGGCCGGGTGTGATGGGGTCCAGACCTGAGTGAAGAAGTCATCTTCCAGGACCTGGTCGAGGCTGGGCCGGTCCGCGGGGTTGGGGGCCAGCAAGCGGGCAATAAGTCTCCGAGCGTTGGGCGACAGGTGAGTGGGCACAGGGTAGCGGGCGTCGCGGATGTTCTGATACATTTCAGGCAGCGGGCTAGCCTTGAAGGGAGGGGAGCCCGTCAGCGCCGTGTACCTGGGTGGGGAAGAGGGTCTGATGGGACGGGACCACGGGGACCTGCCCCCAGCCCTGTGCACACCTACACTCGTGCAGACACTAGGCCCGCCCCCACTGTTCCGTACTCACATGATACAGCCAAGAGCCCAGATGTCCGACTGGACGGAGTGACCCTTGCGGGAGACAACTTCTGGGGCCAGGTAGTTGGGTGTCCCGCAGAGCCCCCTGAAGAGAAAGGCAGAGGTAGTGAGAGCCCCAGCCCAGACCAAAGTGCACGCACAGAGAGTAATCTCCACATgtgcgcatacacacacacacacacacacacacacacacacaccctggcACATGTTCCCGGGTACACATGCATTAGTGCACAGGCACAAGGAAACAGTCCCACCCAAAGCCACAGTGGCAGCCCACACACAAGCCCATACGTGCAATTCCCCCAGCACACAAACCGCATGGACACACCATCACACACACTTACCCGTGGCAGCGCCCCCCAGACCCCACTTTTGTCGCCAGCCCCAAGTCACCAATCTTCACCTCCATGTTCTTGGTAATGAAGAAGTTGCCTGCAGAAGGAAGGGATCGCGGGAGGTGTGTGATGGTGTGTGTTTATATGATGGTACCTGTGTGTGCGCCAGGTGATAGCGGGGGCATGTGAACACATGTAGGGTGAATGGCAGAGTGTCTGATGGGTTGAGGGTGGGGAGGCACAAGTGGCCCAGAATGTACCTGGAGGTTCTGCTGTGGTCTCCTGCCTCCCAGGGACTTTCTGCAATCCCCCTGGTTTCTCCTCccatccccctctcccttcctctacctCAGCCATCCCTATCCCTGCCCCTTTGCCTCCACGTACTGAGCTTGAGGTCTCTGTGGATGATGCCCTGCTGGTGGAGGTATCGCAGGCCAGCTGCGATGCCCCGAAGGTAGTAGCGGACCTCAGGCTCAGTCAGCGTCTTCCGGGCCTTCAGGACATGGGCCAAGgactggaaagaaagaaggaagaaacaaagaaagaaaagaaggaaggaagaaaggaaagagggagagaaggcaagaaggaaggagggaagaacaaagaaaaaaggaagcaaggaaggaaaagaaggaagaacaaaagaaagaaatgggggagggagagaggaaaaaaggaaagaaagaagaagaaaggaagagctgGGTATGGTGGGGTACTCTTCTGAGCCTTCCTACTTACTCCATCACCCCAGCCAAAGGCCCTTTCTATCCACTCTTTTCTCACAACAGTCCAGGGACAGAGGGTATTATTGCTGTTCTATAGGTGGGGGAACaaactcagggggaaaaaaagctttctcAAGTCACACAGGGAACCAGTGGCTGAGCTGCAGGGGCACCCACATCTGACTTTTTGCCTTGGGGAGGCTCACCCTGGTTTGGTCATTAGGGAGGACCACTGCTGGAGGTGAAGAGgcaggaagggaataagcatttataaaatacctactgTGCATCAGGCTAACGCTTAAGCACTTTATAACTttgctcatttgatcttcacaaccctgCAGGGAGATGCTGTTACCATCCCCATTTtccagttaaagaaactgaaaccGACTGAGATTAGGTGACTGGcccagctaataagcatctgagtcTGGATTGGATGccaggtcttcctggttctatGCCCAGTGCTCtaccactgtaccatctagcttctTCAGCAGAAAGGAATTGGGAGATCAGAGATGGGAGAGATTAATGTTGGGGAAGAGGACGGAGAGATGGAAGACTAATGACAGCTATCAGTGACCAGGAGGCAGGGTCAGAGAGGGAGATGAGTTGGACACGACATAGCCTGGGAGGTCAGGGGTGAGGAGGCCCTCACCTTGCGGCTGCAGTACTCTAGCACCAAATAGACATTGTCCTGGTCAGCAAAGTGCCCGTGGAAGCCAACCACGTTCCGGTGCCTGAGCTGGCTGTGGAGCTCGATCTCCCGTTCCACCTGCCGGCGAGAAGGGGGTCCTCTCTGCAGGATACAAAGGGAAGCACGATGACTGGAGGAGGAACGAAGGAGTCTGGGAGCCCGGGGGTCAGGAGCAGGGAAGCTTCGGGTGTTGGGGGTGGAAAGAGAGGAATCAGGGATAGCAGTGTAGATCTAGGATGATGCTGGCGCTGGGAGATTCATGGATGGGGAGATTCAGtgatgaagatgaagagaaaTTGGGAGTGGGAAAAGAAGTAAGATGGAGGTGGATCCATGAAGAACAGATGGAGGAATTAAAGAAGGGCAAATCAGATGAAGGAGATTAGTGATGGGGTGAATGTGTCGGTGATTAGGGAGAGTGATGAGGAGGAAAGGCAATGATGGGGAACGTCAGAAATGCAGATTAGTAATGGGGATGGGGGATCAGGAATAGGAGAGAGCAGCAATGGGAACAGGGAGTGAGAAATGGAGGGGATCAATGATGGGAACATGGGAAGTCAGAGGTGATGGAAGTCAGCAAAATGGAGAACGGGGCCTGGTATCAATATATTGTGGATGGAAGTATCTCCAGTAAAGAGGGGGATCAGGGGTAGGGAGCTAAGCATTTAGGATTATGGATAGGAATGGAGGATCAGGGCTAGGGATAGGAGGAAGGAGCGAGGTTAGGAGTCTCTGAAAGAGGCAGGGAGCTTTACCTTCCCCCACTGGTCCAGCCCACGGAGTCTTCCCCGGGGCACcaccttgagggcaaagactctATTGGTCGACATGTCAGTCAGTTTGTAGCATCTGCCAAAAGCACCCTGTGGTGGAGAGGGGCAGTCACAAGGGACACAAAACGCATTACAAGCATCCCAGACTCTTCTGGGACCCGGCCTCAATTGCTCTCGGGTCTCTATCCTCAAACAAGTGCACACTCGGGGAGGCAGGGGAGGAAGGGGGCGTTCACACACGCACGAACACATTTGCACAAGCACCAGCCCATACACTCCCCCCACTGCCCATTTACACCTGTACTGGTCTTCCCTACCCTGACAGTTATGGGATCGGGCCTTTCAGCTGAGCACTTATATGTGTTTCAcccctcctacacacacacacacacacacacacacacacacacacacacagacacagacacacacagacacagacaaacacacacacactcacacacacacagacacacacagacacagacacacacacacacacagacacacacacacagacacacacacagacacacacacacaaacacacacacactcacacacacacacagacacacacagacacagacacagacacactcacagacacacacacacacacaaacacacacacacacacactctcacacacacacacacacacacacacacaccatctgcAGCCAGGCTAGGGGTGAGGGCAGACCCAGAAGGAGAAACCAGAGGAGTTAAGTAAGTGGGAAAGTGGGCCAGCCGGAATGtgaggatttagagctggaagtctTTAGAAATAGTCCCACACTAGCCCCTCTCAGCATACTGGCCGCCTTCCTCTCACccgcctctccctccctcccctctttgcCCCATTTATGCCTCATCGCCCCCAGCCTTCCCTCTCTAAAGCCCGCGGTGCCCCCAGAACTCCCCTCCCCTCAGCCCTTACCGTGCCCAGCAGTCGCCCCCGCCTGTAGATGCGCCCCGTGCTCGGGTCCCGGAGGAAGGAAGCTACAGGCTCCTGGGCCCCCCGCCTCCTGGGGACTCTCAGCTCCATCCCCACCCTCCCAGACCCCCCCTATCCACTATCCAGGCCCGGCTGGGCTCTCCCACCCAccttctctgcctctccctccctccttccttgtcTCCCTCGCCAGctacttctccctctccctcccagtCTGTAACGGTGCCCGGGGGAGTCCCCGGGAAGCTTCATATACCCCCCGGGGCCAGGCCTCCGGGCCTCCCTCCCTCGGTGATTGGCTGTCGAGAAGACAAGCGGGAGGGGGAATCGGAGGAGGGTGAGAGCCCTGGGGGGGCAGcgtgggagggggaaggaggaggcgAGCCGAGCACGCACACGGCTGATGCTGGGAGATTGTGTGTGGGAGTTTGTGTGTGTCTGAGGTTCTGTAGGTAAATCTGGGGGTGCGCGCGCAATTGTGCGCGTTAGCGTATGTCCGATGGGTGGCTGTGTGTCCAGTGACTATGTAAATGTGGCGCCGTCTGTACTGTGCGTGGATGGGACAGCTGCTGGGCTGGACAGACGCGTATGGGCGAATGGGGATATTGTGTGGCTGCAGCTGGCTGCTGTGGACGTGGAGGAACAAAGCGACATGTGTCTGGGCTGTGCGCGGGAGCTCGCGCTGTGGATAGATAAGCACATCTCTGGGATTGTGCATGCATGCATGGACTGTGTTCGCTGGGCATAGGAGGGTGTGTCCTGAATATGACAGGGTTATGTCGGGCGTCTCTTACTGAGGGTGGTCCGTATGTATCCCCTGTAGGTATCTGTGCTTGTAAGTCCCCCTCCCCATCAACTGCTGGGCCccactttcctcatctgagaaatggGTATAGTTATCTGGCAAAGAGTACAGACGCTTTAGTatatttcacctttttctttttctcatgctttctccccccccttttggtctgatttttcttgcacgacataacaaatatggaaatacctCTAAAAGAACTGAACATATTCAACcaatatcagattacttgctctcttggggagtgGGGgcgagaaggagaaaaatttggatcagaATACAAATgctttagtaatttttttttttacctttttgttagtttttttctttcacatgccTTTCCCCCTTTtagttgatttttcttgcacaacatgacaaataatgaaatatatctaaaagaattgcacatatttaaccgatatcagattgcctgctgtcttggggaatggggaagtaaggagaaaaatttgcaacacaaaatcttacaaaaatataacgtgaaaactatctttacatgcatttggaaaaataaaatactattgaaaaaaaatttaaagtaggaATGTTTGGGGTAGAGGGAGTCCCTTTCTCTATCTTTATTCTAGGGCTTTGAGGAATGACTTCTCTCCCTGGATGGAGACAGGACAGTGAGCCCTGAGCTCCCCTTAGCTAAGGGGAGTCCATCCTTTCCTGGCAGATGTGGATATTGGGAGTAGCTACTCATTCAGTCTCCAGATGACACTTAGACATATGCAGGCCCCCTCCTTCCCCAACACTGAGATGCATTCAGTGAATTAAAGCTAAGTTGCATGGAGGGCCAGCTTTAGAGGCAGGCAGCGAGGGATGCAACAGCAGACTGCTCAGAAAGGCTTCCCCAGGTCTCATGTTTATTTatggcaggaaggaagaaaagtcatTTCTTGTCTTTCCTCAGCTTCCTAATCTGTCAAATGGGGCTAATAATTGCATTGTAAATGTCACTGGGCTGTTTGTAAGGAAAATAGACCCTAGAGTTCTCTAGAAGTGAAAGCTCATTCTAGAGAAGGTGGCATTGGAAAGACCCATATGTATTTAGATAAATAGGCATCTTGCTGTCCTCAAAAAGGGCACTGGTGTCTGGATTctgaagatcatagatttagaactggaagggaccttagagggcATTaattccaattctctcatttagcagatgaggaaactgaggcacagaaaggttaaataaatcacttttctagGATAATACAGTTTGTAAGTGTTTcactcaggatttgaactcgggacttCTTGACTCATTTTAGCATTCTGTCCATAAGCCATTCAGCAACCTCTAAAATTACAACTCATGGCCTCCAGCAAGAAAAGCCTCCTCCCTAAGACTCAATTTTCCTTAACTATTACAAGAAGGCACTGTATCAGATGATCTGGAAGGGGCCCCTTAGTtctaaatgtaaaaagaaatctacATCTAAAACTACTAATAAAGTCACAGGGAATTGGGGACCAATAAATGCACTGGGGATAACTGATACTGACCAAGGTCTTCTTCCTTTGGGGCAGTATGTATTAGGCATCTAGGTGGGGCAGTAGATAAGAGAGCAGTacactggtcttggagtcaggagaactgagttcaaattcagcctcatgcATTTACTCAAACTTAACCCAAACTGCTTCCCAAACGCCCACAATTGTGTGTGTCTCATCCatagctccttgaggacagctttttgtctttgtatgaacacagtgcctggtatgtagcagatgctttatatatatttattgaccGACATTCCGAACCTGCCTCATTCCATAGGCTATTGACCACAGACCTTGCTCTTAGCCCATTCtcattttagagctaaaagaggcCTTTGGGGTCACTTAATCCAGTCCACTCGTTTTAAAGATGGTACTTGGCCAAGGTTACAAAGTAAGTGAATGGTAGAATCAAAattttcagagaaattaagtaaaagcATGAAGCAATTAGGGGCTGAGTGGCttgtcctttccagctctcaagTGGTTCTAAGATTTCAAGAAAAGACCAGTTTCCAATTTTATGTAAGTGTCTAGCTCCCAGTATGATCTCAGTGGGTATGCAGTGCCCTCTAATGGCTCATAGCCTGCAATATTTGAGGACCATAGACAGGGTTTCTCCCAACACAGTCTGATAGCGTGGATTGattgggaagagagaggaaaggaaaggagtacTAAGAATCACAGAGTctgggggatggggggagggaagagaggctAAAGGATCTGGGATTAGGGTCAAGGGTACTGTCAGAACTCACACCTCAAtccttttattaaagaaaaaaaaagtttttacccTTTTATGCCCAGTGTTCTCACCAGCAATCCCCAACACACTGGAGCGGTAAATGGGGAAACTAGAGGTCTGGGTTTTCATTTTCTGGCATTTATTTATTCTATGACCTTGTATAAATCTTATTATCTCTCTCAATTGGGttcccatatgtaaaatgtgaAAGCTGGATCAGATAAAGACCTTTGTGTCTCTTGTTAAAGTGATATGATTTTGTAATGTAATgaatggaattaggaagaccctGTTCTGATACTTTTCTGTCATGACAATGGGTAAATcacttccctgagcctcagtgttctcatctgtaaaaggggggcAATAATAGAAcccacctcacaggattgttttgaggagctgatgagaaaatatatataaaataaggcaGGTGGTGTTACATAAGTGTAAATTGTTATTGTTCTAAAGTTCCTGAATCCTAAGGGCACTTTGCACTTTCAACCATCAATATTGTAATAAGGTTCTCTCCAGTTCTAGCATTCTAGACTCCCTGCCAGGGCTTGTTCTGAGAGAGGGAGACTACAGACCCTCTCTTCCTTCATCGTGGAGTCTCTCCTCAGTCCCTATTTTTAGGGGTTTCTGCTCAATTTCACTGTCcaccttttcttctttgaaagCCTTTTTCTTGCTTCATGACTCTCTCTCCTTGTGTTCTCATCCTCCCTAGCTGATCCCCCTCCCTAAGGAGTGGGAGAATGAGAGGCAGGGTTCAGGGGGGGGATTGGGGGCTCAGGGACAGAAAGGGGGTTTGGAATACGAAAGGGACCATCTCCAAACAAGGGAGGGGTCCAAGAAAGCTCGGGGACAAGGACGGGGGTCTCGCGGTGCGGGCCCATGAGTAGGAGAGAGAAGCTTAAGGATGATACGGGTGATCTAGGACTAGCGGAGGCTCCCCAATCTCTGAGCCTCTTCCTCCTGCCCCCCACCCCCATGACGACAGCGCCCTGGAACGCGCCTGTGACATCCGATCTCCTTGTTTATCCAGCCCCGGGGGAGGGCAGGGCGTGGGGGCGTCCCTGCGTGGCTCCAGCCCCGATCCCCAGCTCTCTCGCAGCTGCTCATCCCCCTCCTCTTCtgctctccccccaccccacatACATCCCGTTAGCTCAGTGACCAGGGCCATGCCCGGCAGGGGTCGCTGTGTAGTGTTTCCCCCTCCATTAACCCCTTCGTCTGCAGCTGGAAGCGGCATCCTGAGCTCCCGTCCCGCAGGGACACCCCTGAGTCGGAGTGTTGGGGAATCCTACTTGCTACGGCCTACCCGGTCCCTGTATTCAGACTGGGAACTCAGGTGTCCGAGGCCGGGAGGTCTAGTAAGTAGCTGGTTGGGGGTCAGGGGCTCAGCTCTGTAGAACCAGGTGTGCGGGTCATCCTGGGGATGGGCTAAATGTCCCAAGAGGAAGGGGACCTCTCGATAGCGCCAGTCTGGATCGGACCCAAGGCAACCTGCGCTTCctgctctgggcctcagtttcccgatCTGTAAAACGAAGCAGCAGTTCTCCTCGAGGCCATTCTTGCAGACCCGAGAGCTCCAAGAGAGGAGCGGGGGCGAGTTTAGCCCCACCCTtccttgtctccttccttctttccctccttccctccttccctcctccccccagggAGCACCGCACCCGGCGCTCACATTTCCCGGGCCTGAGCAGGAGTAGCAGAAATAGCAACGCCCGGGGCGGGGTGGGGGGCGGTGATGAGGGGAAGATGGAGGTGGTagttggggggaaggaaaaatgagattgggagaggggagagggaggagaggagaggggaggaactATGATGGCTCCCTCCCTCGCCCCG
This sequence is a window from Sminthopsis crassicaudata isolate SCR6 chromosome 1, ASM4859323v1, whole genome shotgun sequence. Protein-coding genes within it:
- the PLK5 gene encoding LOW QUALITY PROTEIN: inactive serine/threonine-protein kinase PLK5 (The sequence of the model RefSeq protein was modified relative to this genomic sequence to represent the inferred CDS: inserted 1 base in 1 codon), translated to MELRVPRRRGAQEPVASFLRDPSTGRIYRRGRLLGTGAFGRCYKLTDMSTNRVFALKVVPRGRLRGLDQWGKRGPPSRRQVEREIELHSQLRHRNVVGFHGHFADQDNVYLVLEYCSRKSLAHVLKARKTLTEPEVRYYLRGIAAGLRYLHQQGIIHRDLKLSNFFITKNMEVKIGDLGLATKVGSGGRCHGGLCGTPNYLAPEVVSRKGHSVQSDIWALGCIMYTALTGSPPFKASPLPEMYQNIRDARYPVPTHLSPNARRLIARLLAPNPADRPSLDQVLEDDFFTQGFTPDQLPPRSCHTAPIFTIPQPLDKLFQKATQLFXAVAQRRTPRSFIPKMPTAPAPEDLQKTPREAGHEGLSHPPHKAEAPEEEAHPQVPYLETPIHVLLRRSLRGHPPGTEESLGTPGDGVEVATRLLQNCLDLMPAGQQDLPGQRQPVLWATKWVDYSNKYGFGYELSDGSTGVLLRDGTHIALQPALGCISYSPVQSEVVTFTWREIPDSLATKVAVLQLFTRYMQRWLLEGGSLPMQPSLNPGPGFSLLHFLKSDQALLLLFSDQTMQVNFYHDHTKLLLNWAGEEPLLTYIDQERRATSHSLGILQCHGCSEPLRQRLYYTLHLLQTL